ggataccggatgtggatctcacatttgcaatgatttgcaggtgatgacaagaagtcgcaggcttagaatgggtgagacccagctgaggctcgggaatggttccagagttgaagctacggccattggagatgtttgtttgattttgcagaatggttttaaattattgttgagagatgttttatttgtgccagatttaattaaaaacattatttctatttctatgcttgatagagatggttattcttgtaattttgtgaatgggatttgcaatatttacaagaatgaatgtttaattggaaatggacaacttgaaaacgatctattcaatttaaaactaaaagacgttccagtaaattgtattgacaaaccggcgacaacaaacaaaaggaaaatcgatagtcaaaacccggcaaacctttggcacgctagactaggtcatatttcctcaaggaggatgaacaagctagtgggagagggcatgtttgatatgtctgatattaactctctacctacttgtgaatcctgcctaaaaggaaaaatgactaaatctccttttaagggaaacctgagcgtagtcagaatctgttggatttgatccatacagatgtttgtggtccatttagagtagggactcaacatggccacctacttcattacttttactgatgattattcaaggtatgggtatttatatttaatgaaatataagtctgaagcatttgaaaagttcaaagaattcaaggctgaagtagaaaacaagctaggtaaaagtattaaagcacttcgatcggatcgaggtggagaatacttgagtaccgagtttttggactatctgaaagagaatgggattctctctcagtggactcctcctatgacaccacagcttaatggtgtatcggagcgtcgtaatcgaactttgttggacatggttcgatccatgatgagcttcactgagcttccaccttcgttttggggctatgcgcttgaaacggcggtattgttgttgaataacgtccacactaaagcagtggacaaaacaccatacgagttatggaatggcaaagctcctaagtattcatacttgaggatttggggatgtcctgcttacgtgaagcggacagtgggagataagttggatagtcgatccagcttgtgttattttgtggggtatccgaagaattcaatcggatattatttctattatcctgctgaaacaaaggtgtttgtttcacggaatgccaccttcttggagaaggagttcttattggataagaaaggcgagatgatggaactcgaagaagttcgagaagaacccgaaatacaaaataacgatcccacacctcaggaaccattgctggacacgcctgcacctagaagatccgagaggacttctagacctccagttcgatatggtcttcttcttgaagagggtcaagatgaacccgacattggatgtgatccaagaagcttcaaggaagcaatttctgatgcggattcgaatttatggcttgaagctatgcaatcagaattggattcgatgcatactaaccaagtctggtctttagtggatcctcccgatggaattgttccaatagggtgtaaatggatctacaaaagaaagcttgggcctgatggtaagatattgacttacaaggcgcgattggtggcgaaaggttatactcaaaggcaaggagttgactatgatgaaaccttttcaccagtcgcaatgttcaagtccataagaatcctaattgccatagctgcatggtatgactatgagatatggcaaatggatgtgaagactgcttttcttaatggagacattaaggaggaaatctatatgaagcagcctgaggggttcacatccatgggaagcgagcataaggtatgcaagcttcagagatcaatttatggtctaaaacaagcatcaagaagttggaaccagaaatttgatgaaacaataaaagattttggtttcatcaagaacccggaggaaccttgcgtgtacaagaaagtagttaaggatgcggtgacattcttagtactttatgttgatgacatcctactcattgggaatgatgtagggatgttgcagtcaacaaagatatggttatcaggtagattttcgatgaaggatttgggagaggcatcctacattcttgggatacagatctatagagataggtctaagagaatgataggactcactcaatcaacctacatcgataccatattgaaacggttttcaatggatgggtccaaaagaggacatctacccatgtgtcatggagtttctctatccaagtctatgtgtcccaacactgatgcagagatagagaatatgacacatgtaccatatgcgtcagctataggtagtatcatgtatgggatgatatctaccagaccggatgtagcatttgctctgagtgtcacgagcagatatcagtctaatcctggtcaaatgcattggaaagccgtgaaggacattcttaagtacttgcgaaggactaagaatatgttcatggtttatggaggacgagaactcaaattggaaggctataccgactctagcttccaaagtgatgtggatgactcgaagtcaacctctggatttgtgttcatgctcaatggcggtgctgtctcttggaagagttccaagcaggacaccacagcggattccaccactgaggctgaatacattgcagcatcagctgctgctaaagaggccgtttggatgaggaagttcgtccaagagttgggcgtcattcctgaatttgttggtccagtcccggtgtactgtgacaacacgggtgccgttgctcaagcaaaggaaccaaggtctcatcaaagatccaaacacgtactgaggaaataccacataatccgggagattgtggaaagaggagacatcattgtcgaacgagtggcctctgcagacaatatcgctgatccgcttactaagcccttgccaggaccattgtttgacaaacatcgcgaagcaatgggtctacgtagtatgactagttggctatagggcaagtgggagattgtaagagtgggtgcccagtgagccaactgtgtggctatgggctttgatgactctttgtataaacaatcttttgtttaatattatttacacttttatggcaatgactttatattacttcatattgttatattgtgatatactattgttgttttgataaagaccttgaatatactatagtgtatgtaagatgtggtagaacatggagatgtctatcatgaaatacatcttatagtcactgtatgttctaaaaccgttcctagtcgattgagccgtccgataagaaggataaggatcgctcgagtttgagactagcatttgcgatgcggagtaccacgtttcattggtagggaacatggagatgttcgaagcatgcaaatggatattcataggatgaatagtcgaactaccctatccggactttccaagtggttatcacttatcgagtggataaagtccgcggttttggttgtacaccattagtccttacgacttgaaacatcatggagactctatatgctagtgctgtgctttgactcgtttaccgactctatgggggtcatcaggtgtcgagattgggtacagttacgacacatataggagtcaatgcattgttatcaaggattcaccacatacttgcgagtgtggatatcctatgcgatctgaggagatattagtgtgacaaatctctggccagagtacttgatgtgatttaagaaatggtttcttagtagcacatgcgatgtcactaatttgatcttcaagatgcattgcatagttatcgaatcttgagcgactctcgatataccaatggttgttgattcgatcgggatatatggatgaagggaccgtactgtacgttaaccaaaatctactggttcttgtaggcactatcagtgatacctagggaatcatggggcgatgttgctaggcgctttaccatgattcgttgggcaagtcggaaagtgttgttccgagtcacaaggagttgtgagcccacggctagctgtatccctgaaccattgagggtcacacagtgtaatggagttttaatccccgttgagatagttaaatttaaagagttaaatttaatgaactaaggagttggacttcttaaataagagtaagggagtaggatttcctaaaatgacatagggatggacatttttggaaaccactgaattcggattcaggaaaatttattttgactttaaaacgtgcagaaatggtttctgtgcacattggtgaaatcgtttcatcaatcggagtcacgatgaattttatattaatttctgaacgagcgggctttgcttgtcgggccccagcttatgactaatgggccctaaggtgttagtggcctgcattataaataaagttatttcagtacagaaattacacacaacaggtcataattttttagagcaaaaatcgaaaaaccctagctctctcaaataatatttcggccgcccccttgctctgtcacagagaaattccggtctgtgattttgaatcacagtaaggaataacgaatcaaattcgtgtattctcttcgcagaaaacttctgatagattttctagtgcaatctatcagagggattaaacctctgttcgtggacctgattgaaggcgttcatcggttccagggagagacaacaagagcagaattgttctgttggtgtccattaatctcgttgcgagatttgaggtaaaatttatttaattgttatttaaattttacacacacaataatttaatcgatgaacggttgatacccataccatggaaacgttccatgaaaaatttttaaacttccgctgcaccgggtatcaatcgtaattggtctgggaactcgccagttttccaacataagctgtcaaacagcttattttgacagcttataagctgtttttaaaaaattttaccaAACACATTTTCAaagcttaaaagctctttcaaacagcttataagctgtttgaaagagcttttaagctctgccaaacaccctcttaatatattttttttttaagctttgattttgaatatttatacattttaatgttcgattattattatttttttacataaatttttaGTGTAAATCATCAAAGTTCACAAAAAATATCACttatatattttcttttatttaaaaaactgATGTTTTATTAGtggtaataaataattttttcctaTCTCTGCTATTAATGATATGTTAATCAATAATTTATTCCCTATTTatccttaatttttttttgaatttccaAAATAACCATCTCATTTCACCCaccaataaacaaaaataaaaaattccacTTATacttttataattataaaaataaaaataatatagaaatagaaatagatAAGAGAGTAAACGTGTAAAATACGGTAAAATGAGAtattaaataagaaaataatataaatttaaaaaaataataaaagtaataGAGAGTTAGCGGCCTGTCCAAGATTCCATCAATGATTCTGACGGAAAATCCCAAATATTATTTCCATCTTAATCTGAGAAAACAAAAAATGAGTGGAAAAGGTAAGGTGGTGTGCGTGACAGGAGCGTCGGGCTACATAGCATCGTGGCTTGTTAGGTTTTTGCTGGAGGCTGGATACACTGTCAACGCCACTGTCCGCAATCTCAGTCAGTCCACTTTCCACTTTATTTACTGCGtctaatacatattttttttgtgtttttcaaCTTTAATTGCAAAATATTTGATGGGAAGATAGATTCTTAATTGAGTGTACTTTAATTGGCTTGATGCGATTTATATGGGCTTTATGATTGATACACGAGAAATGCTATATGGGAAGATAGATTCTATCAACTTTTTATCTTTCTGATGACACCCATGGTACTCCCATTTCTTGATATAATAATTCGTCTCCCATTATATATAACTATTGCTGTTTCGAGATAGTAGCAATATGAATCttgaaatatatataagaaCTAAAGAAAAGGATTTATTGACTTTCAAGAATAGCCATCAAATTTGTAGTGAATTTGTCCACGACTGGTTCTGGTTATCTTTATATTTCATTAGTAGGGAGGGCATGGTTTGAATTATGAAAGCTACTTCGTTCCTTTCTATGACCCCCAATAAGAACTCACAATTCCGACAACTGGATAAAAATTACACTAATCAACTATAAAGCTGAGAAATGCCCATGCCCAAATTTTAATGAAAATATGTACAATAGAACCATAAGTTAGTGATGATATGTATCAAGGTTTAGATTTCTTGATGTCATTAAGTGATATGCTTTGCATCACTATAAAGAATGGAGTTTTCTTGCAATTAcgcgctttttttttttttttttttgtactttGTATTTGCAATTTGATTTATCGGAAGAATACTGTTTTATGATAAAAACGTGTTTCGTAATTCAGATGATCCAAAAAAGGTTGAACATCTAAAGGAACTCGAAGGAGCAAATGAAAGATTACATTTATTTGAAGCCAACTTGGTCGAGGAGGGGTCGTTTGATTCTGTTCTTGACCATTGTGAAGGCGTCTTCCACACAGCATCTCCAGTTTTCATCCAATTCACAAATCCTCAGGTTCAAGACAAAAATATTCATATCTAGATTTCGCCAATAGATGTCAATAttattctttttaaatttcagaCAGAAATGATAGATCCGGCGGTTAAAGGAACACTTAATGTTCTTAGATCTTGCAAGAAAGTAACATCCATCAGAAGAGTTGTTTTAACATCCTCCATGACTTCAGTAATGCTCAATACTAACCTTCTGAAATCTGATGTCATAGTCGACGAAACTTGGTACTCGGATCCTGTTTTCTGTGAGGAAACTAAGGTACATATTTGTTCCCATCTTGTTGTATAAATCATCAA
The sequence above is a segment of the Henckelia pumila isolate YLH828 unplaced genomic scaffold, ASM3356847v2 CTG_19:::fragment_3, whole genome shotgun sequence genome. Coding sequences within it:
- the LOC140870752 gene encoding phenylacetaldehyde reductase-like, whose product is MILTENPKYYFHLNLRKQKMSGKGKVVCVTGASGYIASWLVRFLLEAGYTVNATVRNLNDPKKVEHLKELEGANERLHLFEANLVEEGSFDSVLDHCEGVFHTASPVFIQFTNPQTEMIDPAVKGTLNVLRSCKKVTSIRRVVLTSSMTSVMLNTNLLKSDVIVDETWYSDPVFCEETKKWYGLSKTLAEKAAWKFSEENGLELVTLHPGFVIGPYLQPSLNLTSEAFLTLIKEGNEMLTNGMSRYVDVRDVARAHILAFENPSASGRYCLVGRVMRPFDALKILTRIFPSLKLPAGRENEAAIEEPPYHVSQEKAKSLKLVFTLIEVSLRDTVQCFKDKNVLEL